The genomic region GGGCATGCGGCTGACCAGGATCGAAATCATGATGATGTTATCGATGCCCAGGACGATCTCGAGGGCCGTCAGGGTGAAGAAGGCAATCCAGATTTCCGGATTGGTCAGCCATTCCATGTGTATTCCTTTGAGCAAATGTTATACCGCGCCAGCTGCAGCGCCGCGCGGTGAGTGAGTCGGTACGATTATAGAGTGCTGAACAGCGGAAAAATCCCCATCAGCAATGCAGCGAACATTATGCACAGGCACACCAGCACTGCCCACTTGAGGGTGAAGCGCTGATGATCACCGAACTCGATACCGGCCAGGGCCACCAGCAGGTAAGTGGAGGGTACCAGCGGGCTGAGCAAGTGTACCGGTTGCCCAACGATCGATGCGCGGGCCATTTCCACCGCGGTGATGCCGTAGTGGCTGGCGGCTTCGGCCAGTACCGGCAGCACGCCGTAGTAGAACGCATCGTTGGACATGAAGAAGGTGAACGGCATGCTTACCAGCGCGGTGATCACCGCCAGGTACGGGCCCATGGCCTCGGGGATGACCGCCAGCAGGCTCTTGGACATGGCGTCGACCATGCCGGTGCCTGACAGGATGCCAGTGAAAATGCCCGCGGCGAAGATCAGCCCCACCACCGCCAACACGCTGCCGGCGTGGGCCGCGACGCGGTCTTTCTGCTGTTGCAGGCACGGGTAGTTGACGATCATCGCGATACTGAACGCCACCATGAACAGCACAGGCAACGGCAACAGGCCGGCGATCAGGGTGCACATCAGCGCCAGGGTCAAGGCGCCGTTGAACCAGATCAACTTCGGGCGGCGAGCGTCAGGGAACTGCGACACGCTGATTTCGCTGTGGTCGATCTCGTCGCCTTGCAGGTGCAGTTCACCCAGGCGCGCACGCTCGCGCTTGCCGTACATATAGGCAATCACCAGGATCGCCACGACGCCGGCGGCCATGGCCGGGATCATCGGCACGAAGATGTCCGAGGGGTCCACATGCAACGCACTGGCGGCGCGGGCCGTCGGGCCACCCCAAGGGGTCATGTTCATCACGCCACCGGCGAGAATGATCAGGCCCGCCATGATTCGTGGGCTCATGCCGATGCGTTGGTAAAGCGGCAGCATGGCGGCGACGCAGATCATGTATGTAGTGGCGCCGTCACCGTCCAGGGATACCACCAGGGCCAGCACGGCAGTGCCGATCGAGACCTTCAGCGGGTCGCCCTTGACCATCTTGAGGATCTTGCGCACGGCTGGGTCGAACAGGCCGGAGTCGATCATCAAGGCAAAGTAGAGGATGGCGAACATCAGCATCACGCCGGTCGGCGCGAGCTTGGTGATGCCTTCGAGCATCATCGGGCCGATCTTCGGCGCGAAACCGCCGAACAACGCGAACAGGATGGGCACGATGATCAGGGCGATCAGCGCGGACAGGCGCTTGGTCATGATCAGGAACATGAACGTGATGACCATGGCAAAGCCAAGGAAAGTCAGCATAGGGATACTCCAGGCGTAGCGCGGCTAGGG from Pseudomonas synxantha harbors:
- a CDS encoding CitMHS family transporter translates to MLTFLGFAMVITFMFLIMTKRLSALIALIIVPILFALFGGFAPKIGPMMLEGITKLAPTGVMLMFAILYFALMIDSGLFDPAVRKILKMVKGDPLKVSIGTAVLALVVSLDGDGATTYMICVAAMLPLYQRIGMSPRIMAGLIILAGGVMNMTPWGGPTARAASALHVDPSDIFVPMIPAMAAGVVAILVIAYMYGKRERARLGELHLQGDEIDHSEISVSQFPDARRPKLIWFNGALTLALMCTLIAGLLPLPVLFMVAFSIAMIVNYPCLQQQKDRVAAHAGSVLAVVGLIFAAGIFTGILSGTGMVDAMSKSLLAVIPEAMGPYLAVITALVSMPFTFFMSNDAFYYGVLPVLAEAASHYGITAVEMARASIVGQPVHLLSPLVPSTYLLVALAGIEFGDHQRFTLKWAVLVCLCIMFAALLMGIFPLFSTL